A genomic window from Candidatus Binatia bacterium includes:
- a CDS encoding amidohydrolase family protein — protein MAHADIIDIHAHLYPDGCFAEVIKDNPEFKLLDSQRGLSLFYRGSHVMSLPKEQSDAAKRLASMDEAGIGTAVLSVGALNIGWAGERAADAARFVNDGLAAFCRRAPDRFCFAAVLPCADPAAMVRELDRALDLGAAGVGIATRYGEFQLHAPELGDFWREMSRRKLAVLVHPTFPCDGPAGDAGSFIAVGYPGETALAATRLALAGVLEECSEVKVVWSHLGGGLPMMIDRIDRGYQRFSACPHPPSHYLKRCYFDTACTHGPALDCARATFGARALLFGTDVPHVPNAENETAAALKSRPWPAADLEAVFGANARRAVLAR, from the coding sequence ATGGCACACGCTGACATCATCGACATCCACGCCCACCTGTATCCCGACGGCTGCTTTGCCGAAGTGATCAAGGACAACCCTGAATTCAAGCTGCTCGACAGCCAGCGCGGGCTGTCGCTGTTCTACCGCGGCAGCCATGTGATGTCGCTGCCGAAAGAGCAGAGCGATGCGGCGAAGCGCCTCGCTTCGATGGACGAGGCGGGGATCGGCACGGCGGTGCTTTCCGTCGGCGCGCTGAATATCGGCTGGGCGGGCGAGCGCGCCGCCGATGCCGCGCGCTTCGTTAACGACGGCCTCGCGGCTTTCTGCCGCCGAGCGCCCGATCGGTTTTGCTTCGCCGCCGTTTTGCCGTGCGCCGACCCGGCCGCGATGGTCCGCGAGCTCGACCGCGCGCTCGACCTGGGCGCCGCCGGCGTCGGCATCGCGACCCGCTACGGCGAGTTCCAGCTCCACGCGCCCGAGCTGGGCGACTTCTGGCGCGAGATGAGCCGGCGCAAGCTCGCGGTGCTGGTCCATCCGACTTTTCCATGCGACGGGCCCGCCGGCGACGCGGGCTCTTTTATCGCCGTCGGCTATCCCGGCGAGACCGCGCTGGCGGCGACGCGCCTCGCGCTCGCCGGCGTTCTCGAAGAATGTTCCGAGGTGAAGGTCGTCTGGTCCCACCTCGGCGGCGGGTTGCCGATGATGATCGATCGCATCGACCGCGGTTATCAGCGCTTCTCCGCTTGCCCGCACCCGCCGAGCCATTATCTCAAGCGCTGCTACTTCGACACCGCGTGCACCCACGGCCCGGCGCTCGACTGCGCCCGTGCGACCTTCGGCGCGCGCGCTCTCCTCTTCGGCACCGACGTTCCCCACGTGCCGAACGCCGAAAACGAAACCGCCGCGGCGTTGAAGAGCCGCCCATGGCCCGCGGCCGATCTCGAAGCGGTTTTCGGCGCCAACGCGCGCCGCGCGGTCCTCGCCCGGTAA
- a CDS encoding extracellular solute-binding protein, protein MKYLAAFLPALFLFAAAAAESASREDWERVVEAAKKEGQVAVYVYQFAPVLEAFKQAYPQIKVVAVTGTGNQLATRLLAERRAEKYLADVFSGGVSTNFNVLYQGKALDPIRPALILPEVLDESKWYERRHSYADPEKQYVFAYLTNAYSGQLHYNSNLVNAREFDSYWDILDPKWKGKLLSLDPALTGVWGPLRLFYHHPALGPGYVKKFFGGMDVHLGRDDRQLTDWLAQGKFAVCLACKDAPRAKSQGLPVDSFDSNAWKEGGAITSSPGSVSLINRAPHPNAAKVLINWLLSREGQIAVQKLGDPDDPPNSRRTDIPKDDVPPRGRLVEGRKYLDIGHPEFSDMKPVLQLIKEAGSKDRH, encoded by the coding sequence ATGAAATATCTCGCGGCGTTTTTGCCGGCGCTGTTTCTCTTCGCGGCCGCCGCGGCGGAATCCGCTTCCAGGGAGGACTGGGAGCGGGTCGTCGAGGCCGCGAAAAAAGAAGGGCAGGTCGCCGTCTACGTTTACCAGTTCGCGCCGGTTCTCGAAGCCTTCAAGCAGGCCTACCCGCAGATCAAAGTGGTCGCGGTCACCGGGACCGGAAACCAGCTCGCCACGAGGCTCCTGGCGGAGCGCCGGGCGGAAAAATATCTCGCCGACGTCTTCAGCGGCGGCGTGAGCACGAACTTCAACGTGCTCTATCAGGGAAAGGCCCTCGATCCGATCCGGCCGGCGCTGATCCTGCCCGAGGTTTTGGACGAATCCAAATGGTACGAGCGGCGGCACTCGTATGCCGACCCGGAGAAGCAATACGTCTTCGCCTATCTCACCAACGCCTATTCGGGACAGCTCCACTACAACTCCAACCTGGTCAATGCCAGAGAGTTCGACTCGTACTGGGACATTCTCGATCCCAAGTGGAAGGGCAAGCTCCTGTCGCTCGACCCGGCGCTCACCGGCGTGTGGGGACCGCTCAGGCTTTTTTACCACCATCCGGCGCTGGGCCCGGGCTACGTCAAGAAATTCTTCGGCGGGATGGACGTTCACCTGGGGCGCGACGACCGCCAGCTGACGGACTGGCTGGCTCAGGGCAAGTTCGCCGTCTGCCTCGCCTGCAAAGACGCGCCGCGCGCCAAGAGCCAGGGACTGCCGGTCGATTCGTTCGACAGCAACGCGTGGAAAGAAGGAGGCGCGATCACGTCGAGCCCGGGCTCCGTCAGCTTGATCAACCGCGCGCCTCATCCGAACGCGGCCAAGGTGCTGATCAACTGGCTCTTGTCGCGCGAGGGGCAGATTGCGGTGCAGAAGCTCGGCGACCCCGACGATCCGCCCAACTCGCGTCGGACCGACATCCCCAAAGACGACGTCCCGCCGCGGGGAAGGCTCGTGGAGGGGCGAAAATATCTCGACATCGGCCACCCCGAGTTCTCGGACATGAAGCCGGTTTTGCAGCTCATCAAAGAAGCGGGAAGTAAAGACAGGCACTAG
- a CDS encoding VOC family protein codes for MARIRHIAFLSDDPEQARRFYLEVFGVKELDRSRAHPNNVMLSDGEIFINIVKRRPEHKKPAGFYHIGFHVDKVELTRERLRKAGFSDRVIPRPEGVHAECRITDPDDVLIDIAETPWRV; via the coding sequence ATGGCGCGCATTCGGCACATCGCTTTTCTTTCGGACGACCCGGAGCAGGCGCGGCGCTTCTACCTCGAAGTGTTCGGCGTCAAGGAGCTCGACCGCTCCAGGGCGCACCCGAACAACGTCATGCTTTCCGACGGCGAGATCTTCATCAACATCGTCAAGCGCCGTCCCGAGCACAAGAAGCCGGCGGGCTTCTATCACATCGGCTTTCACGTCGACAAAGTCGAGCTCACCCGCGAGCGCTTGAGAAAGGCGGGCTTTTCCGACCGCGTGATCCCGCGGCCCGAAGGGGTCCACGCCGAGTGCCGGATCACCGATCCCGACGACGTGCTGATCGACATCGCGGAAACGCCCTGGCGAGTTTAG
- a CDS encoding VOC family protein, translating to MGKITVTRLYHIGIPVNDIDRAEKFYVDVLGMKIRGRGVGERESNRPFFELLGYWPKNLRLQTAKGDVEVVLFERPKPVERDWKEDSFCHSAFSTSKEDFALALEKMKEWGVRLHLGPIGYSAARTLYFFDSEGNYLQLGERG from the coding sequence ATGGGAAAGATAACCGTGACGAGGCTCTATCATATTGGCATACCGGTAAACGACATCGATCGGGCGGAGAAATTTTACGTCGACGTCCTGGGAATGAAAATCAGAGGAAGGGGGGTCGGCGAAAGGGAATCGAACAGGCCATTTTTCGAGCTTCTGGGTTATTGGCCGAAGAACCTGCGCCTGCAGACCGCCAAAGGGGACGTGGAAGTGGTCTTGTTCGAGCGTCCAAAGCCGGTGGAGCGGGATTGGAAGGAGGACAGCTTCTGCCACAGCGCATTCTCGACCAGCAAGGAAGATTTCGCTCTGGCTCTGGAGAAGATGAAGGAATGGGGTGTGCGGCTCCATCTGGGGCCTATCGGGTACAGCGCCGCCCGAACGCTTTACTTTTTCGATTCCGAGGGAAACTATTTACAGCTCGGCGAGAGAGGATAG
- a CDS encoding amidohydrolase family protein: MRHGFKIFDSDTHLSPSAEALEPYFDAAMRKRLPEWESCKVPFRIGWAGEILEPPYRHRYRFIKRTGWREGLRVLGEAGPREHVELHFPKFMGGRFPTPGGADDDVDARIRDMDEEGVDVQLMLPGLPPAADDVEVEIGFIRANHRFTDDFCSAHPHRLKSLIVASSKAIEASVEEIKSWARATWAAGIYPDLAEGVPIDHPKLDPIWAAANDAGLSVAHHSFTFGYPGYRDLWDNPFIGRTASHPWGAMRAVTAFFGAGIMDRYPDIRYCILESGFGWLPFWGARMDDQSVYMSYALPDNLARKPSEYMTSGRFFASLVIHEGEKMARMVTDFLGDGVLMYSSDYPHAESRFPESTNKVLAWKSLGDEVMRKMLWDNATRCFGEP, from the coding sequence ATGCGCCACGGTTTTAAGATTTTCGATTCGGACACGCACTTGAGTCCCTCGGCCGAAGCCCTGGAGCCCTACTTCGATGCCGCCATGCGCAAGCGGTTGCCCGAGTGGGAGAGCTGCAAGGTTCCCTTTCGCATCGGCTGGGCCGGCGAGATTCTCGAGCCGCCGTATCGCCACCGCTACCGGTTCATTAAACGAACCGGTTGGCGCGAGGGGCTCAGGGTTTTAGGAGAAGCGGGTCCCAGGGAGCATGTCGAGCTTCATTTCCCGAAGTTCATGGGCGGGCGCTTTCCGACGCCGGGCGGGGCTGATGACGACGTGGACGCGCGCATTCGGGATATGGACGAGGAGGGAGTGGACGTCCAGCTCATGCTTCCCGGACTCCCCCCGGCCGCGGACGACGTCGAGGTCGAGATCGGGTTTATCCGCGCCAACCACCGCTTTACCGACGACTTCTGCAGCGCGCACCCGCACCGCCTCAAGTCTCTCATTGTGGCGAGCAGCAAAGCCATCGAGGCATCGGTGGAAGAAATCAAATCATGGGCGCGCGCGACGTGGGCCGCCGGCATCTATCCCGACCTGGCCGAAGGCGTTCCCATCGACCACCCTAAATTGGACCCGATCTGGGCCGCGGCCAACGACGCAGGCCTCTCGGTCGCGCATCACAGTTTCACCTTCGGCTATCCCGGGTACCGCGATCTCTGGGACAACCCGTTCATCGGCCGGACCGCCTCGCACCCGTGGGGCGCAATGAGAGCGGTGACGGCATTTTTCGGCGCCGGGATCATGGATCGGTACCCTGACATTCGCTACTGCATCCTCGAGTCGGGCTTCGGCTGGCTCCCGTTCTGGGGAGCGCGTATGGACGATCAATCGGTCTACATGTCTTACGCCCTGCCGGACAATCTGGCTCGTAAGCCCAGCGAATACATGACCAGCGGGCGCTTCTTCGCCAGCCTGGTGATCCACGAAGGCGAGAAGATGGCGCGAATGGTCACCGACTTCCTCGGCGACGGCGTCTTAATGTATTCGTCCGATTACCCTCACGCGGAATCCCGCTTTCCCGAGTCCACAAACAAGGTGCTGGCCTGGAAATCCCTGGGAGACGAGGTCATGCGAAAAATGCTGTGGGACAACGCGACGAGATGCTTCGGAGAGCCGTAG
- the dcd gene encoding dCTP deaminase: MFLSHRTIEKYIDEGKILIEPDFDKKNIRPAGIRIHLAKNLLVPEPDQVVSLTVAQELKYKEIDLTTEDFLLAPGQFVLGASYEAIQTPPNVLAILDGRSTVARLGLTVHITASVIDGTFETPHVAVLEIKNAGNFKVRLNFKDPVAMMLFAELKDPVTQKIQSQYGGGQSKATPPNLRFRTGDDK, translated from the coding sequence ATGTTTTTATCACATCGAACAATCGAGAAGTACATCGATGAAGGCAAAATCTTAATTGAGCCCGACTTTGACAAGAAAAACATACGCCCCGCCGGCATCCGTATCCATCTGGCCAAAAATCTGCTTGTGCCCGAGCCTGACCAGGTCGTAAGTCTGACGGTGGCGCAGGAGCTCAAGTACAAGGAAATAGATCTGACTACAGAGGACTTTCTCTTGGCACCGGGGCAATTCGTCCTTGGAGCGAGTTACGAAGCGATACAAACTCCGCCGAACGTATTGGCCATTTTAGACGGGAGAAGCACGGTGGCCCGTCTCGGCCTTACCGTTCATATAACCGCTTCCGTGATCGACGGAACCTTCGAGACGCCGCACGTCGCGGTGTTGGAAATAAAAAACGCGGGGAACTTTAAAGTCAGATTGAACTTCAAGGATCCGGTCGCGATGATGCTTTTTGCCGAGTTAAAGGATCCCGTAACGCAAAAAATACAGTCCCAATACGGCGGCGGTCAAAGCAAAGCGACGCCCCCGAATTTACGATTTAGAACCGGCGATGATAAATAA
- a CDS encoding VOC family protein: protein MGKITVTRLYHIGIPVNEIDRAEKFYVEVLGMKAKGRGQGERESNRPFFEQLGYWPKNARLATAKGDVEVVLFERPKPVERDWKEDSFCHSAFSTSKEDFALALEKMREWGVRVHLGPVGYSGARTLYFFDSEGNFLQLGERG, encoded by the coding sequence ATGGGAAAGATAACCGTGACGAGGCTCTACCATATTGGCATACCGGTCAACGAGATCGATCGGGCGGAGAAATTTTATGTGGAAGTCCTGGGAATGAAAGCCAAAGGAAGGGGGCAGGGAGAACGGGAATCGAACCGGCCGTTTTTCGAGCAGCTGGGTTATTGGCCGAAGAACGCGCGCCTCGCGACCGCCAAAGGGGACGTGGAAGTGGTCTTGTTCGAGCGCCCCAAGCCGGTGGAGCGCGATTGGAAGGAGGACAGCTTCTGCCACAGCGCGTTCTCGACCAGCAAGGAGGATTTCGCTCTGGCTCTGGAGAAGATGAGGGAATGGGGCGTGCGGGTTCACCTGGGGCCCGTAGGCTACAGCGGTGCCCGAACGCTTTACTTTTTCGATTCCGAGGGAAACTTTTTGCAGCTCGGAGAGAGAGGATAG